CTGTTTCTgcaggattttcttcacatcttcttggtttcatctgactgctggtATTTCACTTGTCGAAAGATATCGgccaggagaggggtataaaaaaTGTCCatatataccatggaacaccatgaaggccatcatcaacaagtggagaaaatggagcaccacactgacatcaccaagaacaaggcgtccctccaaaatttacgaaaggacaagacaaaaacttaccagggaggctgccaagagaccaacagcaacaataaaggagctgcaggaatatctgacaagtactgattactctctgcatgtgacaacaatctctgaTATTCTTCACGTctgggtagggtggctagacggatgccctttctcacaaaaaacatccaagctcaactatatcaccccaaactatgtggcaaaatgtgttatggtctgaccaattccaaaaggtataataattccataattctaAAAATGTGAGTGAGAAGAAGAGtgggaaagagtgagaaaatattgccaagtcaagatgtgccatgctgacaGACTCTTACCCATAAAGACTGAGtggtgaaataaaatcaaaaggtgcttcaacaaagtattagtttacaggtatgcacacttatgcagctaggttattgtaaggtttttttttctgttttagtctATAAAAGTGTCtggttgtttttcactttatttgtattctTTACAATTACACATTATAGAAAAGAAACGATCTGACATGATTCATCTTAGCGTCATTCTTTACTTCATAGAAACCTACCATTTTAGCAGggttgtgtagactttttatatccattgtatgttACAAAATGTTCAGGACAGGTCACCTGTAGCAGTTGTTGTTGTATTGGTTGTAGCTGCCTAGCACAGTCAATATTCCCACACCTATACTATAAGAGTAGCTAATTTGACTGGCTGCCTCCATCCATACctgcacacccacacaaacacagagaaattAATCAAGGCACTGAGTAATAAACTGTACTTACTTTGTTAAATGGACTTGAAAGTAACTTTATCTTTAACAATTATCCACCATAAAATTGCTTTTGTCAAATTTTGCTATAGACCTTAACTTCTAAAAGTAAGCCTCCAGAATATGTCTTTTAAGAcagaagagatttttttaaaagagaactaaaataaattcaattccAAATATCTTTTAATCATCAAGGTCTGTAAAAATAATTCCATAGCAATAGTCCATGAAAGTGTTAGCTCTGTGTCTATTTGTTTGTTGTGCGCTTGCAGCACCTGAGGCTCCAACAGTCTGTGGAAGTCGGGATAGAGGTAAAAAATAACACCCTGCATGGCTCCAGGGAGAGTCAGTCCACGAATCAGCAACACCAGCAGCATCACATAAGGGAGCGTGGCTGTGAAATACACCACCTCAGAACAGTGGACAGAAAAGACATTAAATAAcatcatgtaaaataaattccaatgTCGCAACTTTTTTAAGTGTTTAGGATTTGATCATTATTAGTGACTAAAAACTATTACACTAGAAACTGAACTAGAACAAAGCAGaacaaataaattcagaaacttatatggttttaatggtaacaaatttatttgaaaaGCCAAATATACTCACCTTCCCAGTGGACTTTACTCCTTTCCATATAGAGAAATAGCATATGATCCACATAGCGATTAGACACAGGAGAATCTCCCAGTTGATGTTACCTACTTCTTCAATACCTTTAGAAATAGTGAGCACTCTACGCCTGTACAGTAATATGATGGAAATAAGAAATAGCATAATATTCTCTGTAATTAATGTGTAAATCAGTATGGATGTACTATATATATTCCATCTAGGTTAACACTGTGGATTTGTGTAAATACTGAAATGATGACGCTGATGAAAAGCTTTACTATCTTTGCATGTGTATGACACTTACTCCCAAAACTCAGTGGCTGCTGATGTTGAGTTGACCTGTCTTGTCCAGTTGGCATTATTTACAACAGCAATACAGCTGTCtaaggaagagagaaaggaatATACACAGTTTGGCTctgattatctcattaataTCTGTATACTTTATCAGTGTTCATGTTTTTACAGTCATATATTTGGAAATTTGCCTTTAAAAGATATTAAGAAAAACATATTCTAAATTGTAGCAAGCTGTACTCTATAAGCTAGCAGAGGAGGATAACAGGGTGTGGGAAGGGTTATAACCTGGAAAAGGTCAGAGAGGTAAGAGTGGGGGAGGATGTGAAGggcttaaaaaatataaaaatatccttattatataaatatccttattaaagtattggaatggcaaagctaatgcttttgtttttgctatacactgaagacagtGAACATGcacactgacagtaacccaAGTTCAGGGTCGAACATCAGACTGTGCCATCCaagacgatttttttttttctaaaatatacagtattttctcTAGAGAGGCTTTCCCTAACTAGTCCTCAAAGTAGCATGAAGTGttgaaagcagaaaaaagctgtttaagaaaatagaaaaacacaaataaatgtaacagtGCTTATATAGCAAGGTTAGAAGATCATTCAATCTTGGTCCCATTTCATACTTGTGTTCCAGATGTTGTCACAGCTGGCCCAGGGAAGCTGAGATTTGAAGGATAAGACCAAATAGAGCAGTGCCCAGGCCAGGATTATGATGTAGCACATGCAGCCATACAGCTGAATCACCTGGCCTGCATAGCCAACACCTGAAACAGAACATAGATCCAGTAAGTTAAAGACCCCAAGGGAATGAGGTTCCTAATACTGCACAGggaaagtacactatatggcccaaAGTATGTTAACACCTGACatttacacccatatgtgggccttccctaaactgtagccacaaagttggaaacatacaattgtctagaatgtgtttgtaagCTGAAGCGTttacgatttcccttcactggaactaagaggcccaaacgtGTTCCAGTATGATAATGTCCCTGTGtgcaaagcgagctccataaagatATAGTTCaccagagccctgacctcaacctcctGAACACCTtagggatgaactggaacaccaacttcACACCAGGCCTTCTTACCAGATATCATTGCCCAACCTCTTgtgtgctcttgtggctgaatgggcacaaatcctcacagccttggtccaaaatctagtagaaatccttctcagaagagtggaggttgttatagcagcaaagtaGGGACtgactccatattaatgcccattgtttggaatgggatgttcaatactcatgtgtccacatacttttggccatatagtgtatttcctTCAGAATATTATTTATAGCAGTCAAGCCAGTGCATTATTGATAAATGCCCTTAAAATGGATTGGCTAATGCACAGGTAATTAAAGTCATTCTGTTACATTCAGAACAAATTAATCCCTTGAAGATAGATTACGTTGTACATTGTTCAGTCTGAGGGTTGCTGaatgatgaatatgatgaaagTAGGGTTTATCACTTTCCTCCTTTGCATGGTTCACataaccaattttttttaacacagctgattcaactcatcagctaattcCCAAAGCCCTTGTGAGATTTGTTGTTAGAGAatagaagaggaagaggaactTTATTGTGTAGAACATCAGGTCCTGGATGTGTTATATTTTTCTGCAGCTAAACAATGATAAAACCGAACTCCTTGTTATTGGGAATGAAGTTCAGAGAAAGGACGTGCTGGTTTAGCTGATGTTCCTGTCTGTGAAGGCTAAAAATTGTGTCAAAAGCCTGGGAGATATTTCTGATAGCAACGTCAGTTTTAGGACCCACATAagtaatgtctgcaaaacagcattctatcatgtttaaaaacatatccaAGGTCTGCGACAGTCTCTCAACTGCTGATATTGAGAAACTTGTATATGCCTTCTTGTCAACTCATCTGGATTACTGTAAGCCTCTCTTATATGGTTTACCAAAAAGCTTCATCACTAGTTTAGAAAAATGCTACTACACGAATCTTGACATGTACAGAAATATGAGATCACAATACATCTGTTTTTAAACAGCTAAATTGGTTACCAATGTCTTTTAGAATTGATTTCAGGATAGGTTTACTGATTTTTAAATGCCATCATGGTCTTGCTCCTGTACCTAGtgaattaattgtttttatgGCCTATTTTGTTATAATCAAAATAGCGTAAATTCTCTGATGATCTGAGAGCGCTCATTGATCTGGACACATTTAGAGACTAAAGACGTACCTGTTTGTCACAAGCTGACCCCAAACAGTTTTATGCTATTTTGATTATAACTAAACAaatctctctaattatttttttatgttcaggCCCTGATCCATTAAATTTACATGTAGTCTGTTTTTGCATGTATGCTTTAATTAATATGCAACTTGGGAATAGCACTCACATTCACAAATTAATACAACCCAAATGCAAGTATTATATTTGTGGAAGTCAGCCAAAATTATACCACTTACTAAGTTTTAATAGTGAAactttatcagtttatcatGATTATGCCATAGTAACTCAAAATTATCAGAAACCTTATTAAATTTGCCAAGCTTTGTATAAAATATTCAGCAACTCTAATGCCAACAGAATTTAAATAAGGCCTGTGGaaattttttctttcacagGAACTGATGGCAAAAATGAGGCAAACAgagtcttaaaataaaaattacacatCATTCCAAGATAGAAGTGAAGCACGAGCTGTTATTATCTTCACTTTAGGTCTGTGTTGTTGAATTTAATGAACAAGATGTTTTGAGAAAGATTAGCCAGATGCTGTAAGGACATTGAGTGACCCACATTATCATCATTCTGCATATCTCAGTGAGGCACAACAAAGATGACGTTCAAGACACAAACAAGTTGATTGCAACATGATAAAAATTTGTCAGAAGCTGACCTTGAATACAGATCCATGAGGTACCTAATGAACACAATGCACCCTTATGTCACTTACCCTCAGCCAGTGGGCAGATTTGTTGCCAGCATGTGATGCCCCCCTCTTGTGTGTATTGTCCCATAGCAGTTTCCAGAAGGAATAGGGGCAAACCACAGGTTACAGCAAGCACCAAGTAGGGCACCAAGAACACCCCTAATAACAAACAATGCCAACTGCCAAATTagttaaaaaatacaaagattttTACTTGGCTTCTCCAAATAAAGCAACACAGCAACCACTTGTTAAAGACAAAATATTTGTACATACTAAAATCCTGTTTctgtatttgaatattttgtgaaatttttaAGACAGAGAAAGCACAATGACCATAAATCATCATAAATCATTCATACAACATAtgatatacagagagacaataaacaatataatatcTCTTTCAGTGCTCTTACCTCCTCCATTCCTGTAGCAGAGATAGGGGAATCTCCAAACGTTGCCCAGACCTACTATGTCTCCTGCCACAGCCAGAAGGAATTCTCTTTTACTCTCCCAAAGCCCCCTCGCCTctagttttctgtttttcagcatCTCTTCATGAAGTGCTATCTCCTGCTATGCTGCCTGAAGTGTAACACCTTCTTTGCCGTATCTTTGCTTCCTAGCCCCACTGCTGAGTCTGACACCTGAGCTGTAGTCTATACTTTTTCCCAGACTTAAAAAAGAAGGACGCATACagttgtatatatgtatacacacaagTCACCTTGAAGCTAATTATGAGACACAGGTTTAAACTGAGAAGGGGTGTGGtcaaaactgaactgaaaacacacacacacaacgtgaGGGAAAGAGTAGTGAGCTGTGACACCTGTTGTCTGTTTATAATTAAGACacaaatacatacttttttgtagAATACTGATGGTGgcttttatatatagatataccaAAAGACACTACAGGAGagccagcaaaaaaaaattactcagcAAAGATTTGAATTACCTACTTTATATTTCCTACATAACATCATACAGTGGCTAATTCATGTGTGGCTGCATAGGCTACTAGAAGGTCTTTGGGTGGACTTGGgtgtgcttggacccctaactACAGTTGATCATTGGGTGTCTATTATGTACATGCAGTGAAACACATGCAGAACAAACACTCATTTCAAGCTCTGAAAGACATTGCTCTTTTAAAAGTGCCATGCAAGTAGTGGTTGGACcgttcttgttttgttttctcttgtcTTCCCCAGGTGGTAAGTGCTGGTAGAAAAAGGAAATAGTCTCTGAAATTAGTGATACCATTGCTACATCATAGACaagttatttttaagaaaataacacagcAGGGTGTCATTTAGAATATCTCAAAGATTTATTGATAAGTTTAGTCAACTAATAAGTAAGCTAGAAAATAAATTACCAGCTtggcaaagatggtctaccagtttgagTAGCTCAGCCAGTGTTTTAGCATCTGTTATGCACCCTAACATTCAGCCACAGTATCTGTATATGTCATTTTAAACCTGTCATTTTATGTACATATCTAAATAAGatatgctatatggccaaaagtatgcggacacctgactatgactgtgtgcttgttgaacatcctattccaaagACATATGGAATAATATGGAGTTTCATtagaaatggacaaataaaattatatatgaaattgtctattattattatatgaaaaaTTCATAACACTTTGGCAAACTTATGttcttctgtttaaaaaaaactgtttttttaacatcctagtcatttaataagaaaatttgtattcatttagaggcaaaaattgtaattgacattttatttttcccttattAGTACATTGCatctattttaatttgtttggtttaatttttgtttaatttgtttaatgatTGTTTGGAAATTGATTAGTTGTCTAACAGTATGGCTCTGACAGGCTCTGAAGCTGCAATTTCTGTcgtatttattaaattttttgaCTTAtcaacatcaagagagagagagaaaagtgcgGCTGGTGatggaaggactgtttatagcttctgtaacgtaagtgatgacaggaactacCTCGTctcgtggacattccacataTCATTTATCAATGAACAAAAcctgtaattgttggcaaattgctgtggtataagtggaataaaacacttggggtgtgctgttattagaaaataatcaacaacaggttgGAATGTATCTTATGTAAGAAATGTAAAGACAAtaatacacatttatacatatttttatatatatattgtacatatttattttgtttatggcTATTCATACAAATCATTGTTGAGGAGTCCATTAACACATCTACCCAGACATATTCAAGCCATAAGTGCctgtaaaatattcaaaatatccAGAtccggagcttatcccaggataCACCCTtgacctactggcatgtttttgagaggttggaggaaaccagaaacccAAGCCCAAGAACCAGTGACCCTAGAGCTGTAAAGCAGCAACACTACGCCTTAGGTCAGCATGCcacacaatattaaaaattatttcttcAAAATCCAAcagtttcagtgtttattcatttttcagtttAGTTTATATAACTCATTTTATAGCACTTTTGGGATGACGTTTAAGATTTGCTATGCACAAATGGTGCCCAATTCTAACAAGGTCCATACAACAAGTGTTAGAAGTGTATGTGTAATCCcatttgcactgtttttctctctcagtgccCTCTGTTGGCTGGCTGTCAGGCTGCAGTTCCTCATATTCCCTGCTCCATCCCACACAAGCAGCCCTGCCTGAGGGACACAGCAGTCTGAAGTATAGAGCAGCATTATGTGCTTTCTCCTAGCCCACTTACTAATGTTCAGTGGGGGGTCGCCATGCACTAATGTGACTTTTGCTAGTCTGTGAGCTCTATGCTTGAGCCGTGCTGAGTGTCTGTGCAGCTGATGCCTTACTGCTTCCTCATGGAGCTGTTTCAGGGGGCTTACATATGTTTCCTCAGGGAGCTGTGTCAGAGAGTATTCATTTTTCCCAGTGGCCTCGTCATGGAGCAGCATGAGGGTGCCCTGTCCTACAGCAAGTTGTATGCTTGCCAGGCCAGAGTGACCTCTGTCCTTCACTGTCATGTAGATACTCCAGTTACCCAGAAAACACTGAGGAAGTGGAGGGCAGTCTGACTCCACATGCATCACAGAACATGATGGAGGAGAAAAGTCAGGCTCCTAGGACAAAAgattctcatatatatatatatatatacatatatatatatatttatatatatatatatagatagatagatatatatatatatatatatatatatatatatatatatatatatatatatatatagatagatagatagatagatagatagatagatattctTATCTAATGATTGTATAttgcatttaacatttttttttatattatactgtttaaaaaactacagaatactatattgtactgtatgtattttatatatatatatgtatatatatatatatatatatatatatatagatagatatatatatagatagatagatagatagatagatattctTATCTAATGATTGTATATTGCatttaacaaatttttttatattatactgtttaaaaaactacagaatactatattgtactgtatgtatttttaatatatttgtttttctcacctctGGTAAAACCAGAAGATATACAACAGCGTAGTTGGTATCTGGTGAGTCATGTGCCTGGACTGTGAGGGTCACTGTAAGTGTCTGACCTGCCTGGGTGGAGTGTGGAGTCCACAGCTTGACCTCCTCCCTCGCAGATCCTCGCTCTCCTATAACCAACCTGCAGGAGAACAGAGCAGTGTTGGGAAACACAtggctgaaataaaaaagagagctTTGAGCTTTATGAAATCAGGCGTCAAAGCTAAAGAAAAAATTTGTGCACATTTAAATCTGGATAGAAATGCTTCCATAGTTCCAGATTGATCCTGTCCTCTTTTGAGCTCAAAATGGCATACATGTTGTGGCAGCAATGGTGTGGTCAAGTGCTGGATATGCAAGGGAAGATGAGCCACAGAGAACAAACAGGCAATGAGTGAGTGTTTACACCTGTGTGTGGTGTAACTAGCATAAATCTTCTGCATTAGCTGCTAAGTCACTAGTTAAGAAGTTACAGAGCTTTTATGGAAAAATCCTTCACTATATCAGCCATTAGTTGTTGTCCTTTGTTAAATAGTAACACACTGTTAACCTCTGTATTATTAGActtggattatgtggagcaCTCAACATAAAAGTGCcggtgaattagttgttactatagaaatgatcatttatgagactgagcgcattaatgtaaacccaTATCAGCTATTTTCTGTTCATCATTACCACCATTACGTCTCACCTGTGGTGTTTGCCGTGCGAAAGGAAGCCACGGTCATCTTCAGCAGTCACTATGAAATGACGGGCAGGACCATGGTTAAACACTTCAAACAAAACTGTGGAGTGATGACCTGGAAGAAGATGAGGAGCTGAGagcacctgagagagagagagagagagagagagagagagagagagagattttgttgttatatttatttacactcatttccaaaattattggcacccttggtaaagaaggtattgaaaaatgtctttatggttaattagcttaagctcagactgaaaatatgagagaaaactAAACTCCAGTTGAActaacttttgttttttaaaaaaaaaaggtcacaatTATTCACATCCAAGAGATTCTTAtgctttcatttatattttactgttaagGTCACCTTGAATGTTTAACATCTCTTAAGCAGTCATccatgaaatataaatatgaggtcAAATTTCCTTTAGTCATTCATCAACCTAGGGAAGATTTGAGAACacacaaagtaaaacaaaagTGTGTTGACCTTCATAAATCAGACAACGACTACAAAAAATATCCACACGCCTGAAAATGCCCATATCGACTGTTGTGGCAATAATTAACCAACAACATCTAACCACAAACATAAGCACCTAGAATTTGCTAAACATTACTGTAACTTTTACTGCAACCGGGTTCTACGGTAAGATGAGACAAGATGAGATTCTGTCATATGACTGTTTTTCCACCTTGGGAACCTTATTAGGATTACGGTATCCAGTATCACGAACTAGCGGGACAATGTCATATTGGTGAGGTTTTTATAATGTTCTTAGAATAAATGTACTTTGCTTATAGGTTATATTTATCTCATATTTTCCTTTATCTCCATATTTATCtcaatatttcatattatattcatatCTCATTAAGATAATTAGccacaaagacattttcaaaattatGAACTTgattgtatattttaaataaggaTTTTAGACTGCAATTGTGTACCATATGGAGGCTTACCATAATATGTACATGTGTGGGCTGAACCAGCTCAGCGGAAACTCTTTCAAGCTCATTCCCCCTTCTGTCTTTTCCACAGAGACGCACACTGAAGGGCTTCCTGGGAACTGAGTCAATGAAGCTGACCAGCTCCTCTCCTGACCAATTCGACGTCGAAGAATTCAGTAATACCTTCTGAAAGATTTCACCATTGGACCCTAGCAAGGTCACATGACTGAAAGTGGCTTCATCATTGGTGGACAGGCCTGTTACAGCCACCACTAAAAATACTGGTACACCTATTGAGGAGGAAGGAGGTGACAAAATTCAAAGCAATGAAACTAATGTGagcatatttcatttaattcattccTGTAAAGCAATTCTCCAAAGCTACTCTTTAAAAAAGACTTAAACGTACATGTGAGAAAAATACTGTTGCTGTAATCAATGTGTtcatatttagaaaaatatatcTGATTAAAAGATCATATGGTGTCATGAGATATTCTAAAGCGATATTTAGGTAAATGTCTCATTAGATTTGGGTCATTTTCCTAAACTCCATGCTTACCTGCAATAGGACTGCCTTCTACTCTCTGCAGCCCTGGGTGAGTCTCATTTGCCACTACTGCAAAGTAATAGAAAAAGTCCAATGTGCTTTCTCCTAAGAGACAAAACATAAATCCTGCGTTATTTATAGCAATTTCTCATTTTTGGTAATGGTATGTTTAAAGTGTAGGGTTATAACTAGGATACTTTTGTTTACTGTGGTGTGAATGACATCTACAAATCACACGCCGACTCACATTTATGCATCCACTATCTATTTACCACCCTACTATTTAAGTGAAATAGTGACATTTTATAATCCCTTCATTTTTTAATGGAAAGTaccaaaaaagagaaaaaggcagGAGAAAAAGGATTTGCATTCCATGACCCAAAATAATGGAATGTTCAGAATTCACCTTAGTCAATTTGGTCTGccttttaattaatatatatggATTTATGAATGCttattttaattgttgtttttttctgttttgtttatcTGTAAAGTTTTATCTAATATTAATTTACTGTTTCATATTCAAAGATGCttattataaaagaaaataaaagtctAGGGCCACATGTGTGTAGCTTAATGTTATGGAGTGGAAGTGGTATAAGGTATTGAAATGTGATCCTTGATTGTAGAGATGTCAGAGCTTACCTAAGACATTAAATGTGATTGGTCCATGGGATGTGACGCTGAGCTGCCACTGGCCAGGTTCTACAGGTGGCAGAAGCCTGACTCGATACAGACCGTCAGACCGATCCAGCTCGCCCAGAGGACCTGCTTCACTAAGAAGAGACTGACGGGCACCTGACAGAGAGACATTTTTTTGGCAAGCATGCATAGGCAATTTTATAGGGAGTCCAATATAAGGTTAggattaaactgattttttttttcccaaaatgaaT
The genomic region above belongs to Pangasianodon hypophthalmus isolate fPanHyp1 chromosome 6, fPanHyp1.pri, whole genome shotgun sequence and contains:
- the LOC113534453 gene encoding sodium- and chloride-dependent GABA transporter 3, with amino-acid sequence MLKNRKLEARGLWESKREFLLAVAGDIVGLGNVWRFPYLCYRNGGGVFLVPYLVLAVTCGLPLFLLETAMGQYTQEGGITCWQQICPLAEGVGYAGQVIQLYGCMCYIIILAWALLYLVLSFKSQLPWASCDNIWNTNSCIAVVNNANWTRQVNSTSAATEFWERRVLTISKGIEEVGNINWEILLCLIAMWIICYFSIWKGVKSTGKVVYFTATLPYVMLLVLLIRGLTLPGAMQGVIFYLYPDFHRLLEPQVWMEAASQISYSYSIGVGILTVLGSYNQYNNNCYRDCFWLCLLNSGTSFVAGFAVFSVLGFMAHVQGVPIEDVAESGPGLAFVAYPQAVALMPLPQLWAVFFFIMIILLGLDTQFLAMEVIITSVTDVFPKVLRRTGCREIFLLLFCIICFFSQLIMVTEGGMYVFQLFDYYACNGACIFFLSVFQSLAVGWAFGAERMCDAIEDMTGSYPNAIFRLCWKYITPFVLLVSFIYSMVEYQPLTFNRWYVYPAWAYGLGWLMALSSILLVPAWALGRLWKAKGNLRERWCQLCRPERNLPLDQKQRAKGQLLTSAV